GTGAGGTTCGGCATGATCTCGAAGCAGATGATCCGCCACGTGGGTTCGCCGGTCGCGCGCGCCGCCTCGACGTAGTCGCGCCTGCGCAGCGAGAGCGTCTGGGCGCGCAGCACCCGCGCCCCCCAGGCCCACGAGGTGAAGGCGATCACGGCGGCGATCAGCAGGTCGCCCGCGTCGGAGACGAAGCTGGCGATGATGATGATCAGCGGCAGCGCCGGGATGACGAGGAAGATGTTGGACAGCGCCGAGAGGACCTCGTCCATGACGCCGCCGAGGAACCCGGAGGTGACACCGATCAGCACGGACAGGACCGTCGCGAAGAAGCCGGCGACGAAGCCCACCAGGAGCACGCCCCGGGTGCCGACGAGGATCTGCGACAGCACGTCCTGACCGGTCTGCGTGGTGCCGAACCAGTGGTCGCCCGACGGGGGCTGGAGCAGCTGGTCGCTCATCATGTCGGGGTCGTACGGGGCGATCCACGGGCCGATGACCGCGAGCAGGGTGAAGAACCCCAGGATCGAGATCCCGGTGAGGGTCTTGCCTCCGCGCAGGAAGCGCAGCCTGGCTCGCTTCGAGGGCGTCGGCGCCGGAGCCGCGTCGAGTACGGCGACCTCTGTTGCGGGAATGGACATGGCTCAGGCCTCCTTCCGGGTGCGCGGGTCGAGGAAGAGATAGACCAGGTCCGCGAGCAGGTTCGCCGCGAGCACGGAGAGCGTGATGATCAGGAAGACGCCCTGCATCAGCGGATAGTCCTTGGCGCCGACGGCCTGGAAGAGCTGGTAGCCGATGCCCGGATAGGAGAAGACCATCTCCACCAGCAGCGTGCCGCCGACGATGAAGCCCAGGGAGAGGGCGAAGCCGGAGATGTTGGGGAGGATCGCGTTGCGCGCGGCGTACGAGAACATCACGCGGCGCTCGGAGAGTCCCTTGGCCTGCGCGACCATCACGTAGTCCTCGGAGGAGACGGTCACCATCATGTTGCGCATGCCGAGGATCCAGCCGGCGATGGCGCTGAGGATGATCGTGATGCCGGGCAGGAAGCCGTGGTAGAGCGCGCTGGAGATGAACGGCACGTCGAACGCGGGCACCAGTGAGCTGTCGTAGCCGCCGGCGGCCGGGAAGATCGGCCACTTCACGGCGAACAGGGCGATGGCGATGAGCCCGAGCCAGAAGTACGGGATCGAGGAGATGAACGTCGTGACGGGCAGCAGGCTGTCCATCCAGGAACCGCGCCGCCAGCCGCTGTAGACCCCGATGCCGGTGCCGAGCAGAAAGCTGATCAGGGTGGTGAGACCGACCAGTACCAGCGTCCAGGGCAGCGACTGCGAGATGACCTCGCTGACGGGCGTCGGGAAGAAGGTGAAGGAGAGCCCGAGGTCGCCCTGGAAGAGCTGGCCCCAGTAGTCGGTGTACTGCTGCCAGAGCGAGCGTTCCTTGTCGAGGCCGAAGAGGGCCTTGAGCGAGGCGATCGCGCTGGTGTCGAGCTGGCCCTGGAAGCGGGCGATCAGGGCCTGGACCGGATCGCCGGGCATCAGCCGCGGGATCAGGAAGTTGATCGTGATCGCCGCCCACGCCGTGATGACGTAGAAGAGGATCCGCTGGAGGACGAACTTCACTTCGCCGCCACCTCCGTCGTGCTCGGGGCGGGCCCGTCGCCCGTGGTGTCTGCGGCGCCGTCGCCCTTCGCGGGGGCGCCGGGGACGACGGTGCTGACGGGGCGGTCCTCGTACAGCCAGCACGCCGCCCACTGGCCGCCGTCGAGCTCGAAGCGCGGCGGCAGCTCCGTGCGGCAGCGCTCCATGGCCTTCGGACAACGGGGGTGGAAGCGGCAGCCCCCCGGCGGGGAGATGAGTGAAGGGGGCTCGCCGCTTCCGGTCTCCTCCTGGTCCTCCTCGTCGGCGACCCGGTCGGGGTCGGGGGCCGAGGCGATCAGCAACTGGGTATAAGGGTGCGCGGGTTGCTGGGTGACGGTCTCGCTGTCGCCGCCCTCCACGATCCGGCCGGCGTACATCACCAGGGTCGTGTCCGCGAAGTACCTCGCGGACGCGATGTCGTGCGTGATGTAGAGGATCGCCAGGTGCAGGCGCTCCTTGAGGTCACGCAGCAGGTTGAGTACGCCGAGCCGGATCGACACGTCGAGCATCGAGACGGGCTCGTCCGCGAGGAGCACCTTGGGGTCGGCCCCCAGCGCCCGCGCGATGGCGACGCGCTGGCGCTGGCCGCCGGACAGCTCGTGCGGGAATTTGTCCAAGTACTGAAGAGGTGGCAGCAGTTGGACGCGTTCCAGCAGTTCGCACGCCTCCGCCTCGGTGGCCTGCTTGCCGTGGATCTTCAGCGAGCGGGTGAGGTGGTAGCGCACCGTGTGCACGGGATTGAGCGAGGCGAACGGGTCCTGGAAGATCAGCTGGACCTGTTTCACATACGCCCGGAAGGACCGGCCGCGACCCGCCTTGACCGGGGTGCCGCCGAGCCGTATCTCGCCCTCGGTGAGCGGATACAGCTGTGACAGCAGCCGGGCCACCGTCGACTTGCCCGACCCCGACTCCCCGACCAGCGCCGTGACACTGCCGCGCCGCAGGCGCAGCGAGACGTCGTCGACGGCGTGGACGGTACGGCGTCGGCGGCCGACGAGGTCGCCGACGGTCCGTCTGACGGGGAAGTGCTTGGTGACGCCGCGCGCTTCGAGCACGATGTCGGTGTCGCCGGCCGGAGTGGACGCGTTCCCGGCGGGGTCTCGGTCGTGGTTGGTCATCGGCCGGCCTCGTTACTTCGCGGGCTTGAGGTGCAGTACGACGTCCAGCGCGTTGGGCTGGGTCGGCTGCGGCGGGGCGTACGGGTCGGCCTCGGTCGGCCAGCCCACCCAGTTCTTCGTCGAGTACTCCGCCCCGATGGGCGCCGCGGCCGTCGGGATCATCGGCACCTCGTCGACCATGATCTTCTGGATGGTGTTGAGCGCCGTCGTAC
This window of the Streptomyces niveus genome carries:
- a CDS encoding ABC transporter permease; translation: MKFVLQRILFYVITAWAAITINFLIPRLMPGDPVQALIARFQGQLDTSAIASLKALFGLDKERSLWQQYTDYWGQLFQGDLGLSFTFFPTPVSEVISQSLPWTLVLVGLTTLISFLLGTGIGVYSGWRRGSWMDSLLPVTTFISSIPYFWLGLIAIALFAVKWPIFPAAGGYDSSLVPAFDVPFISSALYHGFLPGITIILSAIAGWILGMRNMMVTVSSEDYVMVAQAKGLSERRVMFSYAARNAILPNISGFALSLGFIVGGTLLVEMVFSYPGIGYQLFQAVGAKDYPLMQGVFLIITLSVLAANLLADLVYLFLDPRTRKEA
- a CDS encoding ABC transporter ATP-binding protein, with translation MTNHDRDPAGNASTPAGDTDIVLEARGVTKHFPVRRTVGDLVGRRRRTVHAVDDVSLRLRRGSVTALVGESGSGKSTVARLLSQLYPLTEGEIRLGGTPVKAGRGRSFRAYVKQVQLIFQDPFASLNPVHTVRYHLTRSLKIHGKQATEAEACELLERVQLLPPLQYLDKFPHELSGGQRQRVAIARALGADPKVLLADEPVSMLDVSIRLGVLNLLRDLKERLHLAILYITHDIASARYFADTTLVMYAGRIVEGGDSETVTQQPAHPYTQLLIASAPDPDRVADEEDQEETGSGEPPSLISPPGGCRFHPRCPKAMERCRTELPPRFELDGGQWAACWLYEDRPVSTVVPGAPAKGDGAADTTGDGPAPSTTEVAAK
- a CDS encoding ABC transporter permease, which codes for MSIPATEVAVLDAAPAPTPSKRARLRFLRGGKTLTGISILGFFTLLAVIGPWIAPYDPDMMSDQLLQPPSGDHWFGTTQTGQDVLSQILVGTRGVLLVGFVAGFFATVLSVLIGVTSGFLGGVMDEVLSALSNIFLVIPALPLIIIIASFVSDAGDLLIAAVIAFTSWAWGARVLRAQTLSLRRRDYVEAARATGEPTWRIICFEIMPNLTAVIASGFVGTVIFAVLLEITLAFIGVADISNWNWGTVLFWAQSNQALAQGAWWWFVPAGLCIALLGTALALINFGIDEFVNPRLRTETGASRKIRMRVGFTPVARTDRTNGAAGAGGIDGARAVNGAPGTAVARSGANGSGPAEAAPPEHTPARTPDRTPDKEPRS